A single window of Entomoplasma ellychniae DNA harbors:
- the recR gene encoding recombination mediator RecR, with protein sequence MKNNLIEEIVYEISKNTSLTQKTTQRLLNNLIKDQDIFNNFIKNLDTLKAQVSMCCICNYYKIDKKCIICSDESRDQNIICVVSNQLNVDNIEKNNQYKGLYHVLDSEINLNKNVSLNDIDFESLFKRLSKSKELILALNATFEGELTANYIYHETKKLNINVTRIAKGIPMGGSLDYMDELTLIDAFKNRKKYEV encoded by the coding sequence ATGAAAAATAATTTAATAGAAGAAATTGTTTATGAAATTTCAAAAAATACAAGTTTAACCCAAAAAACAACACAGAGATTATTGAATAATTTAATTAAAGACCAAGATATTTTTAATAACTTTATCAAAAACTTAGATACTTTAAAAGCACAAGTTTCAATGTGTTGTATTTGCAACTATTACAAAATAGATAAAAAATGCATTATATGTTCTGATGAATCAAGAGACCAAAATATAATTTGTGTAGTATCTAATCAATTAAATGTTGATAATATTGAAAAAAATAATCAATATAAGGGTTTGTACCATGTTCTTGATTCAGAAATAAATTTAAATAAAAATGTTTCTCTAAATGATATAGATTTTGAAAGTTTATTTAAAAGACTTTCAAAATCAAAGGAATTGATATTAGCCTTAAATGCTACTTTTGAAGGTGAATTAACCGCTAATTACATTTATCATGAAACAAAAAAACTGAATATTAATGTAACTAGGATTGCTAAAGGGATTCCAATGGGGGGTTCATTAGACTACATGGATGAATTAACGTTGATTGATGCATTTAAAAATAGAAAGAAATACGAGGTTTAA
- the dnaX gene encoding DNA polymerase III subunit gamma/tau, with product MNNNTTIYRKYRPSNFNSVAGHKNVVEILKKQLQTNKIAQSFLFAGQRGTGKTSIARILAKSVNCENLIEGLSCETCKNCVSSNEQKNPDIIEMDAASNNGVDEIRDIKNNVSTLPLIGKYKVYIIDEVHMLTKAAFNALLKTLEEPPKHAIFILATTEYSRIPATIISRCQIFNFKKIDKSAIKARVKFIIDNEGFKVEEEVLTEIAILCDGSLRDASNIIEQLINISSIQISMNDLKSIFYVAPKQEKIELILNIIQNNPQNIIKYFEDADNQGMDFDVLTLSLIEILKEIIEFKFLKLESYLSVLDQEDLNNFNEVEIKELFKIADNLSEVYAKTKGTNINFNYLLISILKLLDKSIGFTIKDEIVNKNIANHKINSLVFKPSEAEETIQTTKPLTYAASKDFMSEFNEKAKEEIKQEEIKNVEHNLFSNQNQTNKTLEFTFNKSEEIMETNKQEKISQEIIVDQKQVLFETVDSIIFDVKQKIFENENKKSFLVSIIEVINLLLKANKDTREENQIILGNIFNVDHEGKFVNKELANELSPLIGFKIIASSENQILLRHDNFKNVKYLCYSLLEESFLEKIKTIFKGRIIIPISETLWNDIKIEYKQLKENNTLPEYIPRSFNEYYEEKRKSLLSSSVDEKTLKAASELFNIEDMEVE from the coding sequence ATGAATAATAACACAACAATTTATCGTAAGTATAGACCAAGTAATTTTAATTCTGTTGCAGGTCACAAAAATGTAGTAGAAATATTAAAAAAACAACTTCAAACAAATAAAATTGCTCAATCATTTCTATTTGCAGGACAAAGAGGTACTGGTAAAACATCTATAGCAAGAATACTAGCTAAAAGTGTTAATTGTGAAAATCTAATTGAAGGTCTTTCATGTGAAACCTGTAAAAATTGTGTGTCTTCTAATGAACAAAAAAACCCAGACATTATAGAAATGGATGCAGCTTCAAATAACGGGGTTGATGAAATTAGAGATATAAAAAACAACGTATCAACATTGCCTTTAATTGGTAAATATAAGGTATACATTATTGATGAAGTTCACATGCTCACGAAAGCAGCTTTTAATGCTCTTTTAAAAACCCTTGAAGAACCACCAAAACATGCAATATTTATTTTAGCTACAACTGAGTATTCAAGAATACCTGCGACTATTATTTCAAGATGTCAAATATTTAATTTTAAAAAAATAGATAAAAGTGCAATTAAAGCTAGAGTAAAATTTATTATTGATAATGAAGGATTTAAAGTCGAAGAAGAAGTTCTAACAGAAATAGCAATTCTTTGTGATGGTTCGCTAAGGGATGCTTCTAATATAATTGAACAATTAATAAATATATCAAGCATACAAATTTCAATGAATGATTTAAAGTCAATTTTTTATGTTGCACCAAAACAAGAAAAAATAGAATTAATTCTAAATATAATTCAAAATAATCCTCAAAATATTATTAAGTATTTTGAAGATGCTGATAATCAAGGTATGGATTTTGATGTCTTAACATTAAGTTTAATTGAAATATTAAAAGAAATTATAGAGTTTAAATTTTTAAAATTAGAAAGTTACTTATCAGTTTTAGATCAAGAAGATTTAAACAATTTTAATGAAGTTGAAATAAAAGAATTATTCAAAATAGCAGACAACCTAAGTGAAGTTTATGCAAAAACAAAAGGTACAAACATCAATTTCAATTATCTTTTAATTAGTATTTTAAAACTTCTTGATAAAAGCATAGGTTTTACAATAAAAGATGAAATAGTAAATAAAAACATCGCTAATCATAAAATAAATTCTCTAGTTTTTAAACCAAGTGAAGCTGAAGAAACAATACAAACCACTAAACCTTTAACTTATGCTGCTTCAAAAGATTTTATGAGCGAATTTAATGAAAAAGCAAAGGAAGAAATAAAACAAGAAGAAATTAAAAACGTTGAACATAATCTTTTTTCAAATCAAAATCAAACAAATAAAACTCTTGAATTCACATTTAATAAATCAGAAGAGATTATGGAAACAAACAAACAAGAAAAAATATCACAAGAAATTATTGTTGATCAAAAACAAGTATTATTTGAAACAGTTGATTCAATTATTTTTGATGTAAAACAAAAAATATTTGAAAATGAAAACAAAAAATCATTTCTAGTTTCAATAATAGAAGTAATAAATTTATTATTAAAAGCAAACAAAGATACAAGAGAGGAAAACCAAATAATTTTAGGCAATATATTTAATGTTGATCATGAAGGAAAATTTGTTAATAAAGAATTAGCTAATGAATTATCGCCGCTTATAGGTTTTAAAATAATAGCTAGCTCAGAAAACCAAATATTATTAAGACACGATAATTTTAAAAATGTTAAATATCTTTGCTACTCACTTTTAGAAGAATCCTTTTTAGAAAAAATTAAAACTATTTTTAAGGGAAGAATCATCATTCCTATATCAGAAACATTATGAAATGATATTAAAATTGAATATAAACAATTAAAAGAAAATAACACTTTACCCGAATATATTCCCAGAAGTTTTAACGAATATTATGAAGAAAAAAGAAAATCACTTTTATCAAGTAGTGTTGATGAAAAGACTTTAAAAGCTGCTTCTGAATTATTTAATATAGAAGATATGGAAGTGGAATAA
- the gyrA gene encoding DNA gyrase subunit A, protein MNEDKKLEHNHGTIKHIDIAAEVRKDFLEYSMSVIVSRALPDLKDGLKPVHRRIIYAMNDLGITSDKPHKKSARIVGEVIGKYHPHGDTAVYESMVRMAQDFSYRYPLVDGHGNFGSIDGDGAAAMRYTEARLSKVANYLIKDIDMNTVPFADNYDASEIEPSYLTGYFPNLLANGAMGIAVGMATSIPPHNLREVISAISAYISNKEITIDEILDNHILGPDFPTGALMTNGIRMREGYKTGRGAVIIRAKIALEESDRHARFIITEIPYQTNKSKLIERIAELVKTKQLDGISDIRDESNYEGIRVVIELKRDSNPDVVLSKLYKFTNLQTSYSLNLLSLHNNIPMLLDLKTIIKNYVEFQINVIIKRSVFEKEKIEKRHHILDALNRALDNIDEIVKILRSSPESSEAKSKLTEKFGFDEEQNKAILEMRLQRLVGLERSKIQTEMQQIKERINYLEKLISNNDEQNDVLKNQLNEISLKFGDDRRSEIIDEGLMDIEDEELIPDVKTMILLSQEGYIRRVDPEEFRIQKRGGRGVSVNSNNDDPIVISEMGKMRDWVLFFTNSGKVFRTKAYNIRQYSRTARGLPIINFLNGLTNEDKITAILPLRNVKEKMKYLTFITEKGMIKKTDIKLFDSINKNGKIAINLKEQDQLVTVFATTGEDTVFVANKSGKVIRIQEKIVRPLSRTASGVKVIKLDKEDVVVGAVSSFGVENITTISAKGSFKKTKIEEYRISGRNGKGVKVMNINVKTGEFKSIIAARETDLICIISTDGNLIKTKVSDIPVLGRSASGVRGIKLSEKNKIKSVLLQYRKHGEENIDFEED, encoded by the coding sequence ATGAATGAAGATAAAAAACTAGAACATAATCATGGGACAATAAAACATATTGATATTGCGGCTGAAGTTAGAAAAGATTTCTTAGAATACTCAATGTCTGTAATTGTTAGTCGTGCTCTTCCAGATTTAAAAGATGGTTTAAAACCAGTTCACAGACGTATTATATATGCTATGAATGATCTTGGAATTACTTCTGACAAACCTCATAAAAAATCTGCGCGTATTGTTGGGGAAGTTATTGGTAAGTATCACCCTCATGGTGATACAGCTGTTTATGAGTCAATGGTTAGAATGGCTCAAGACTTTTCTTACAGATATCCTTTAGTAGATGGACATGGTAACTTTGGTTCAATCGACGGTGATGGAGCTGCTGCTATGCGTTATACAGAAGCAAGGTTATCAAAAGTTGCTAATTATTTAATAAAAGATATTGACATGAACACTGTGCCTTTTGCAGATAACTATGATGCTAGTGAAATTGAGCCATCATATTTAACTGGTTATTTTCCAAATCTTTTAGCTAATGGAGCAATGGGTATTGCTGTTGGTATGGCTACAAGCATCCCACCACATAATTTAAGGGAAGTAATTTCTGCTATTTCTGCTTATATTAGTAATAAAGAAATAACGATTGATGAAATATTAGATAATCACATATTAGGCCCTGATTTTCCTACTGGGGCATTAATGACTAACGGAATTAGAATGCGTGAAGGTTATAAAACAGGCCGTGGTGCTGTTATTATTCGTGCAAAAATAGCACTTGAAGAATCAGACAGACATGCAAGATTTATTATTACTGAAATACCTTATCAAACAAATAAATCAAAATTAATTGAAAGAATTGCTGAATTAGTTAAAACTAAACAATTAGATGGAATATCAGATATTAGAGATGAATCTAACTATGAAGGAATTAGAGTTGTTATTGAATTAAAAAGAGATTCAAACCCAGATGTTGTATTATCAAAATTATATAAATTTACTAATCTGCAAACATCTTATTCATTAAATTTACTTTCATTACACAACAATATCCCAATGCTGTTGGATTTGAAAACAATTATTAAAAATTATGTTGAATTTCAAATTAATGTTATTATTAAAAGATCTGTTTTTGAAAAAGAAAAAATCGAAAAACGCCATCACATTCTTGACGCTTTAAATAGAGCTTTGGATAATATTGATGAAATTGTTAAAATACTTAGAAGTTCGCCTGAATCAAGTGAAGCTAAAAGTAAATTAACTGAAAAATTTGGTTTTGATGAAGAACAAAACAAAGCTATTTTAGAAATGCGTTTACAACGTTTAGTTGGTCTTGAAAGAAGCAAAATTCAAACCGAAATGCAACAAATTAAAGAAAGAATTAATTATCTAGAAAAATTAATTTCAAATAATGATGAACAAAACGATGTTCTTAAAAATCAGTTAAATGAAATATCTCTAAAATTCGGTGATGACAGAAGATCTGAAATCATTGATGAAGGGTTGATGGATATTGAAGATGAAGAGTTAATTCCGGATGTCAAAACTATGATTCTTTTAAGTCAAGAAGGTTATATAAGAAGAGTTGATCCTGAAGAATTTAGAATTCAAAAACGTGGTGGGCGTGGTGTTAGTGTTAATTCAAATAATGATGATCCAATTGTAATTTCTGAAATGGGCAAAATGAGAGATTGAGTTTTGTTTTTTACTAATTCAGGTAAAGTATTTAGAACTAAAGCTTACAATATTAGACAGTACTCAAGAACAGCAAGAGGATTACCAATCATCAACTTCTTGAATGGGTTGACTAATGAAGATAAAATAACTGCAATATTACCATTAAGGAATGTTAAAGAAAAAATGAAGTACTTAACATTTATAACTGAAAAAGGAATGATTAAAAAAACCGATATTAAATTATTTGATAGCATAAACAAAAACGGAAAAATTGCAATTAACTTAAAAGAACAAGATCAACTAGTAACTGTTTTTGCAACAACTGGTGAAGATACAGTTTTTGTTGCAAACAAATCAGGAAAAGTTATAAGAATCCAAGAAAAAATAGTTAGACCTTTATCAAGAACAGCTTCTGGTGTTAAAGTAATTAAACTTGATAAAGAAGATGTTGTTGTTGGAGCGGTAAGTTCATTTGGTGTTGAAAACATAACAACAATTTCTGCAAAAGGAAGCTTTAAAAAAACAAAAATCGAAGAGTACAGAATTTCTGGGCGTAACGGTAAAGGTGTTAAGGTTATGAATATAAATGTAAAAACTGGTGAATTTAAATCAATCATTGCCGCAAGAGAAACAGATTTAATTTGTATTATTTCAACAGATGGTAATTTAATTAAAACTAAAGTTTCTGATATACCTGTGTTGGGTAGATCAGCTAGTGGGGTTAGAGGAATTAAACTATCTGAAAAAAATAAAATTAAATCAGTTCTTCTTCAATACCGTAAACACGGTGAAGAAAACATTGATTTTGAAGAAGATTAA
- the gyrB gene encoding DNA topoisomerase (ATP-hydrolyzing) subunit B gives MAEQNYGAESIKVLKGLEAVRKRPGMYIGSTSKSGLHHLVWEILDNSIDEAMAGFADKITLTLTKDGEVIVEDNGRGIPVGVQQDSGKSALELVFTQLHAGGKFDSDSYKISGGLHGVGASVVNALSLYVDVEVKREGKIHKQIFSVGGTVQTEIEIIGETVQTGTKVRFKPDPEIFTEVIDYDYETVRNKVKQLSYLNKGLVIQFNDERIDRSIEYHFPNGILDYVKEKNETKQKINPSVYYIDGKYGDIEVEVALQYNAEYQESLITFVNNINTHEGGTHEDGLRQALVRVLNRYAEKVAIGNKQAAKYSWDDIKEGMVCIVSIRHTDPQYEGQTKTKLANPDAKKAVDVVVGDSFEEFLLKSPEDAKAILDKNANAQKARIAAQRAREETRRKSALDTFSLPGKLADCESKDPSIAELYLVEGDSAGGSAKTGRNRKFQAILPLRGKVLNVERVAEVRAFANAEIKSIVTAIGTGIKEELDLSKIRYGKIVIMTDADVDGAHIRTLLLTFFYRYMKQLVDNGNIYIAQPPLFKIEAGKKVEYAYSDAELENFKQNEFKDSRYTIQRYKGLGEMDPIQLWETTMDPEKRTMLQITHEDAAIANEVFSDLMGEDPELRRNYIQENAEFVENIDF, from the coding sequence ATGGCAGAACAAAATTATGGTGCTGAATCGATTAAGGTACTTAAGGGTTTAGAAGCTGTTAGAAAACGCCCTGGTATGTATATTGGGTCAACTTCTAAATCAGGTTTACACCACTTAGTATGAGAAATTTTAGATAACTCAATTGATGAGGCTATGGCTGGTTTTGCAGACAAGATAACCCTAACATTAACAAAAGATGGTGAAGTTATTGTAGAAGACAATGGTCGTGGTATCCCTGTTGGTGTTCAACAAGATTCTGGTAAATCTGCACTAGAATTAGTTTTTACTCAATTACATGCTGGAGGAAAATTTGATTCTGATTCTTATAAAATTTCTGGAGGTCTTCATGGGGTTGGTGCTTCAGTTGTTAATGCGCTTTCTTTATATGTTGATGTTGAAGTAAAAAGAGAAGGTAAAATTCATAAACAAATTTTTAGTGTTGGTGGGACTGTTCAAACTGAAATTGAAATTATAGGCGAAACAGTTCAAACTGGAACAAAAGTAAGATTTAAACCAGATCCAGAAATTTTTACTGAAGTTATTGATTATGATTATGAAACAGTTAGAAATAAAGTAAAACAGCTTTCATATTTAAATAAAGGTCTTGTTATTCAATTTAATGATGAAAGAATTGATAGATCAATTGAATATCACTTTCCAAATGGGATATTAGATTACGTCAAAGAAAAAAATGAAACAAAACAAAAAATTAACCCATCAGTATATTACATTGATGGAAAATATGGAGATATTGAAGTTGAAGTTGCGCTTCAATACAATGCTGAATATCAAGAAAGTTTAATTACTTTTGTCAATAACATTAATACTCACGAAGGTGGAACACACGAAGATGGTTTAAGGCAAGCTCTTGTTAGGGTTTTGAATAGGTATGCTGAAAAAGTTGCCATTGGCAATAAGCAAGCCGCTAAATATTCATGAGATGATATTAAAGAAGGTATGGTTTGTATAGTTTCGATTAGACATACCGATCCACAATATGAGGGGCAAACTAAAACAAAACTTGCAAACCCTGATGCCAAAAAAGCTGTTGATGTTGTTGTTGGTGACTCTTTTGAAGAATTCTTATTAAAATCACCAGAAGATGCTAAAGCTATTTTGGATAAAAATGCAAATGCTCAAAAAGCAAGAATTGCTGCTCAAAGAGCCAGAGAAGAAACAAGAAGAAAATCAGCATTAGATACTTTTTCGCTTCCAGGTAAATTAGCAGATTGTGAAAGCAAAGACCCATCAATTGCTGAATTATACCTTGTCGAAGGAGATTCAGCTGGGGGTAGTGCTAAAACTGGAAGAAATCGTAAATTTCAAGCAATATTACCTTTAAGAGGAAAGGTTTTAAACGTTGAGCGTGTTGCTGAAGTTAGAGCTTTTGCAAATGCTGAAATCAAATCAATTGTTACTGCAATTGGAACTGGGATCAAAGAAGAATTAGATCTTTCAAAAATTAGATATGGAAAAATTGTTATTATGACTGATGCTGATGTTGATGGTGCTCACATTAGAACATTGCTACTAACATTTTTCTATAGATACATGAAACAATTAGTGGATAATGGAAATATTTACATTGCCCAACCACCACTATTTAAAATTGAAGCAGGCAAAAAAGTTGAGTATGCTTACTCAGATGCTGAGTTAGAAAACTTCAAACAAAATGAGTTTAAAGATTCAAGATATACAATTCAAAGATATAAAGGTCTTGGAGAAATGGACCCAATTCAATTGTGAGAAACAACAATGGATCCCGAAAAAAGAACAATGTTACAAATAACACATGAAGACGCAGCTATAGCCAACGAAGTGTTCTCTGATTTAATGGGAGAAGATCCAGAATTAAGAAGAAACTACATTCAAGAAAACGCAGAATTTGTAGAAAATATAGATTTTTAA
- the rsmA gene encoding 16S rRNA (adenine(1518)-N(6)/adenine(1519)-N(6))-dimethyltransferase RsmA, whose translation MKVVAKKKFGQNFISDKNLITKIISILGEDKNQLIIEIGPGTGALTKKLVEKFKKVLVIEIDRDMELILKSEIQSPNLEILIQDVLKVDFKTLINDAKKTFSKISIISNMPYYITSEILFKTLQNSNNLNKAVFMMQKEVAQRVCANQGENNYNNLSVACSFFAEKKYEFTVKKQMFSPVPKVDSSIISLTFNSNKTHLVKDQEYFLVFVRKIFNNKRKTILNNLSNITNDKELSKIILKEAKINENLRPEVISLDQFIDIFNIFTKNKL comes from the coding sequence ATGAAAGTGGTAGCTAAAAAAAAGTTTGGGCAAAATTTTATAAGTGATAAAAATCTCATAACAAAAATAATTAGTATTTTAGGAGAAGATAAAAATCAACTTATAATTGAAATTGGTCCAGGAACTGGGGCGCTTACAAAAAAACTTGTTGAAAAATTTAAAAAAGTACTAGTTATTGAAATAGATAGAGACATGGAATTAATTTTAAAATCAGAAATACAATCACCCAATTTAGAAATATTAATTCAAGATGTTTTAAAAGTTGATTTCAAAACGTTAATTAATGATGCCAAAAAAACCTTTAGTAAAATATCAATAATTTCCAATATGCCATATTACATAACAAGTGAAATTTTATTTAAAACACTACAAAACTCTAATAATTTAAATAAGGCTGTTTTTATGATGCAAAAAGAAGTAGCACAAAGAGTTTGTGCAAACCAAGGTGAAAATAATTACAACAACCTTTCTGTGGCTTGTAGTTTTTTTGCTGAAAAAAAATATGAGTTTACAGTAAAAAAACAAATGTTTTCACCTGTTCCAAAAGTTGATTCATCAATAATCTCATTAACTTTCAATAGTAATAAAACACACTTAGTTAAAGATCAAGAGTATTTTTTAGTTTTTGTCAGAAAAATATTTAACAATAAAAGAAAAACTATTTTAAATAATCTTTCTAACATAACTAATGATAAAGAACTATCAAAAATAATTTTGAAAGAAGCAAAAATTAATGAAAATCTTAGACCCGAAGTAATAAGTTTGGATCAATTTATCGACATTTTTAACATTTTTACTAAAAACAAATTATAA
- the rnmV gene encoding ribonuclease M5, translated as MNMLNQIVVVEGKTDSQKLKKIFGDKLQTLETNGLALNQKTIDSIKKLSENNEIIIFTDPDGPGKKIRETIIKEVNKNVYNAFINKKNFTSQDKKIGVAEANEEEIKKALNNFIEYNVNNESISWIEYKQNDIYLKSNRNKISKKLEINLELSSKSLFKWLNWMNLDVNSIRKILEE; from the coding sequence TTAAACATGTTGAATCAAATAGTTGTTGTTGAGGGTAAAACTGATTCTCAAAAACTTAAAAAAATATTCGGAGATAAACTTCAAACACTTGAAACAAATGGATTAGCATTAAATCAAAAAACAATAGATTCAATTAAAAAACTAAGTGAAAACAACGAAATTATTATTTTTACTGACCCTGATGGGCCAGGTAAAAAAATAAGAGAAACTATAATTAAAGAAGTAAATAAAAACGTTTATAATGCTTTTATAAACAAAAAAAACTTTACTTCTCAAGACAAAAAAATTGGAGTTGCTGAAGCTAACGAAGAAGAAATTAAGAAAGCTCTTAATAACTTTATTGAATATAATGTAAATAACGAATCGATTTCTTGAATAGAGTATAAACAAAATGATATTTATTTAAAATCAAATAGAAATAAGATATCTAAAAAACTAGAAATTAATTTAGAGCTATCTTCAAAATCTCTCTTTAAATGACTTAATTGAATGAACTTAGATGTTAATAGCATTAGAAAAATATTGGAGGAATAA
- a CDS encoding rod shape-determining protein — MKNKKVGIVLEENYTRIISSISGKVYDNSSVVCWNNLTREIVLVGKDVENAIGRLDDPLVVIRLLKNYAVQDFEVFKAYLKILVEDFFNVFKNAEVVVSSPSSDLDFIRDFIYNILKVEGGASSVEFVSKTLLSAIGSNANVNDEYGVLILDIGYSCSKVALIINGKIEKSGVTIAGEKELDDNIIQFIKEQYQLVINDETVEKIKWSIGTIIKLRDELELSIFGRDLITNDRRVIVCASAEIKKLFIRLFTNYKTLITNVLESSSPIIRSSVIKNGLFVSGDLAGIIGVKDFFEDFFNFPVTISKKKGYSAIEGAIKYNK; from the coding sequence ATGAAAAATAAAAAAGTTGGTATAGTTTTAGAAGAAAATTATACAAGAATTATTTCATCAATTAGCGGTAAAGTTTATGACAACTCATCAGTTGTTTGTTGAAATAACTTAACAAGAGAAATTGTTTTAGTTGGTAAAGATGTAGAAAATGCAATTGGTAGATTAGATGATCCGTTAGTTGTTATTAGGTTACTAAAAAATTATGCAGTTCAAGATTTTGAAGTTTTTAAAGCTTATTTAAAAATTCTTGTTGAGGATTTTTTTAATGTTTTTAAAAATGCTGAAGTTGTAGTTTCTTCTCCGAGTTCTGATTTAGATTTTATTAGAGATTTTATATATAACATTTTAAAAGTTGAGGGTGGGGCTTCATCTGTTGAGTTTGTATCAAAAACACTCTTATCAGCAATAGGTTCAAATGCTAATGTAAATGATGAGTATGGGGTTTTAATATTAGACATTGGATACTCATGTTCAAAAGTTGCATTAATCATTAACGGTAAAATTGAAAAAAGTGGGGTAACAATTGCTGGGGAAAAAGAACTTGATGATAACATAATTCAATTTATAAAGGAACAATATCAATTAGTTATTAATGATGAAACAGTTGAAAAGATTAAGTGATCAATTGGAACAATTATTAAATTAAGAGACGAATTAGAATTAAGCATTTTTGGTAGAGACTTAATAACAAATGATCGCAGAGTTATTGTTTGTGCTAGTGCTGAAATTAAAAAACTATTTATCAGATTATTTACAAATTATAAAACACTTATAACAAACGTTCTTGAATCGTCATCTCCAATTATTAGAAGTAGTGTTATTAAAAATGGTTTATTTGTTTCTGGTGATTTAGCTGGAATTATTGGTGTTAAAGATTTCTTTGAAGATTTTTTTAATTTCCCAGTAACAATTTCTAAGAAAAAAGGTTATTCAGCAATTGAAGGTGCAATAAAATATAATAAATAA
- the dnaN gene encoding DNA polymerase III subunit beta, translating to MNIKINRQAFLDGINSASKIIDPKSLSPATTGVLIEVGVDKLTIISTNNSTSFKVELYKQNSDLEIITPGTILVKPKFIIDTLRKLENQFIKLSVFEESELEIITEKSSLKIGLLDPEDFPLLGFVENGLEITLSPVEFKNTINQLINSINPYKERTVLTGLNLKTKEDSIVFSATDLFKISLKKIPINTQGEKINIIIPHKTLTELIKLIENVKKLKIVVFDNYTTFVFDNKTFQSILVDGNYPDVESAFPSVFGTSIKVKTKKILKLLNRFELPFESSDPTINLNIKKNEITLKTTVDSVKYEETFNDFEFGGEEIEEVKFNTRFILEAIKTFDCEDLEIKFSLPSRMAVISSEEEPKLKQIILPRA from the coding sequence ATGAATATTAAAATTAACAGACAAGCTTTTTTAGATGGTATTAACAGTGCTAGTAAAATTATTGATCCAAAAAGTTTGTCTCCAGCTACAACGGGTGTTTTAATAGAAGTTGGTGTAGATAAACTAACAATTATTTCGACAAATAATTCAACAAGTTTTAAAGTTGAATTATATAAACAAAATTCAGATCTTGAAATTATAACCCCTGGAACTATATTGGTCAAGCCAAAATTTATAATTGATACTTTGAGAAAACTTGAAAATCAATTTATTAAATTGAGTGTTTTTGAAGAAAGTGAATTAGAAATAATTACAGAAAAGTCATCTTTAAAAATTGGTTTACTAGATCCAGAAGACTTTCCATTACTTGGTTTTGTTGAAAACGGACTTGAAATAACACTTTCACCAGTAGAGTTTAAAAACACAATTAATCAATTAATTAATTCAATAAACCCTTATAAAGAAAGAACTGTACTAACTGGTTTAAATTTAAAGACAAAAGAAGATTCAATTGTTTTTTCTGCAACAGATTTATTTAAAATATCTTTAAAGAAAATACCAATCAATACTCAGGGTGAAAAAATAAATATAATAATTCCCCACAAAACATTAACAGAATTAATAAAGTTGATTGAGAATGTAAAAAAATTAAAAATTGTTGTTTTTGATAACTACACAACTTTTGTTTTTGATAACAAAACTTTTCAATCAATTTTAGTCGATGGTAATTACCCTGATGTTGAGTCTGCTTTCCCATCTGTTTTTGGAACATCAATAAAAGTCAAAACAAAAAAAATATTAAAGTTGCTAAACAGATTTGAATTACCTTTTGAATCATCAGACCCCACAATAAATTTAAACATTAAAAAAAATGAGATAACACTTAAAACAACAGTTGATTCAGTTAAATATGAAGAAACTTTTAATGATTTTGAGTTTGGCGGTGAAGAAATTGAAGAAGTTAAATTTAATACAAGATTTATTTTAGAAGCAATTAAAACATTTGATTGTGAAGATTTAGAAATTAAATTTTCATTACCTTCAAGAATGGCTGTTATTTCTTCTGAAGAAGAACCAAAATTAAAACAAATCATTTTACCAAGAGCATAA